The following are encoded in a window of Panthera leo isolate Ple1 chromosome B2, P.leo_Ple1_pat1.1, whole genome shotgun sequence genomic DNA:
- the LOC122219672 gene encoding LOW QUALITY PROTEIN: class I histocompatibility antigen, Gogo-C*0203 alpha chain-like (The sequence of the model RefSeq protein was modified relative to this genomic sequence to represent the inferred CDS: inserted 1 base in 1 codon) gives MPRTLLLLLSEALAMTQTWAGSHSLRYFSTVVSRPGRGEPRYLEVGYVDDKQFVRFDSDAPSPRVEPRAQWLEQEGPVYWDRETRRVKETAQIFRVSLQTALGYYNQSESGSHTLQDMYGCDVGPDGCFLRGYSQLAYDGEDYIALNEDLRSWTAADTAAQITRRKWEVAGVAEDFGNYAEGMCLDWLRRYLEMGKETLLRAESPKTRVTRHPISDREVALRCWALGFYPAEITLTWQRDGQDHTQDTELVETRPAGDGTFQKWAAVVVXEQRYTCHVQHEGLPEPITLRWEPSSLPSIPILGIIAGVAVLVVTVVVGAVIWRKKFSGGKGPSYSHAALGGQLTVED, from the exons ATGCCCCGaaccctcctcctgctgctgtcgGAGGCCCTGGCCATGACCCAGACCTGGGCGG GCTCCCACTCCCTCAGGTATTTCTCCACCGTCGTGTCCCGACCCGGCCGCGGGGAGCCCCGCTACTTGGAAGTCGGCTACGTAGACGACAAGCAGTTCGTGCGGTTCGACAGCGATGCCCCAAGTCCGAGGGTAGAGCCGCGGGCGCAGTGGTTGGAGCAGGAGGGGCCAGTGTACTGGGACCGGGAGACGCGGAGGGTCAAGGAGACAGCACAGATTTTCCGAGTGAGCCTGCAGACTGCCCTCGGCTACTACAACCAGAGCGAGTCCG GGTCTCACACCTTACAGGATATGTATGGCTGTGACGTGGGGCCAGATGGGTGCTTCCTCCGCGGGTACAGTCAGTTGGCCTACGACGGCGAGGATTACATTGCCCTGAACGAGGACCTGCGCTCCTGGACCGCGGCGGACACCGCGGCGCAGATCACCCGCCGCAAGTGGGAGGTGGCCGGTGTGGCGGAAGACTTCGGGAACTACGCGGAGGGCATGTGCTTGGATTGGCTCCGCAGGTAcctggagatggggaaggagacGCTGCTTCGCGCAG aatCTCCCAAAACACGGGTGACCCGCCACCCCATCTCTGACCGTGAGGTGGCCCTGaggtgctgggctctgggcttctACCCTGCGGAGATCACCCTGACCTGGCAGCGTGATGGGCAGGACCACACCCAGGACACAGAGCTTGTGGAGACCAGGCCTGCAGGAGATGGAACCTTCCAGAAGTGGGCGGCTGTGGTGG CGGAGCAGAGATACACGTGCCATGTGCAGCACGAGGGGCTGCCCGAGCCCATCACCTTGAGATGGG agccatcctctctgccctccatccCCATCCTGGGCATCATTGCTGGTGTGGCTGTCCTTGTGGTCACTGTGGTGGTTGGAGCTGTGATCTGGAGGAAGAAGTtctcag GAGGAAAAGGACCGAGCTACTCTCACGCTGCAC TGGGAGGCCAGCTGACTGTGGAGGACTGA